TTAAGTGATGTATTCACACAATCACGCTGCACACGTGGCTACTGTAAGCCCGCTGCAGCTCACGTGTTGCTGTGTGTGATGGTGACTCATTTTCCGCTGGCCTACACAACTTTTTCCTGACCTTTAGACACGGAGGTGAGGATTACCAACCCTAAGGTGATGACTGGCAGCTCTTTATCCTTCTCTTATATTTGCTGACCGGTCCACCACCATACTCACACACTATTATCAATATTCAAAGAGATTCAGCTCAGCATTGCATGAGCTATCATTTGACAGGTGAGCCTTGGTAATTCTCTTTTGTTCCCCACCAGGAAAAATGGCTTTCCCTGGAATTAAGAGATCCCAGTTGAATGTGTATCTTCGATCTATTAATAGAGAGCTATCTCCTAAAGATTTGCCAAGCATTGTGTGGCTTCATAACAGACTGAGTACATTATCGGCTAAGGTTTATCATCATTAGGAGGCAGCTATACACACTGAATTTCATCAGTAGtgattaataaattaaatccaGTGGGTTGGGCGACATAATGCCACCCTGCTGTGATGGAAAGCTCCAAATACTTTGACTCATTACCTGTGTTGCTGTCTAGATGACAGTGACTCAGTGTTGGTTGTTACCGTCTGTCAGTTCAAGTCATTTTCTAACCTCATGCGGCACAACCAGCTGTTTCCTGGCCGCTCTGAGTGTACACTCATGCAAGGCTGTGAATCCTCCCACCTAAAGCTCTACAGCCCGGCTTACAGCTACTTGGTACAGTGAATACCCCTGTATCCATGGTCAGCCTGGACTCCACCGCTACGACAAAAACAGACTCTGAGCAGTGTTTACAGCACTCCCTTTTATAGAGATGATGCACACCAGCACTAATCTGTGTACTAAATTCATCGGTGTTCATCATGTCAGTTCCACATAAACAAATTACAGAATTAAGCATCCTGTTTGTTTTGCTCTGAATGACATTTCTAAACTGCCAGATAACATCACTAGATTTTAGcaaaaaatatatgaatatatatccACAAAACTAAAGCAGTGTTTTACAACATATTGTCATTTTTGAAGGCTTTCAATTTTGAGTACCTTTTGTGAGTAAACCAGTGGTTTGATAAAGTTAATAAAGTGTATACCATTAGAATAAATGAAAGTAAGTCAgcatgttacattttttttactcaaaTCTGATTTACCTCCTAATAGTAATGGACCTTGATGTAATGGATccactttatattttttatcagAATTCCGTGATTTTAAAATGCTGAGAAAATGTAAAGGAGGTAGCACGGTGGCAACGTTGTTAGCACTGTTGTGCCCACTGGCTGTGGGCTTCTGCgtggagtttgtatgttttctccgggtactccggcttcctcccacagtccaaagacatgcagttagtaggGTTAGGTTAAGTGATGAATCTagattgcccataggtgtgagtgtgaatggctgtctgtctctctgtgttagccctgcatcagcttggtgacctgtccaaggtgtgccctgcctctcgccctatagTAGCTGGGAAAGGCATCCAAACAGGATGGATGGAGAAAACATACATAAAGTAAAAGGCCACTCAGAAAGCACAGCCCTCCATCGTTGCAGTTTTAAGCAAACAAATCGGAGCAGCACCAAAATGAATGGGTTCTTATTTGCTCCACCACTTAAATGAGTTTTTGTGAAATTTAACTTGTtcgtttttgggggggggttaccTTTCACCTTGGCTTTGGTGCAGGAAGCAGTGGTTAATTGATCAATAGGCAAGTGGAAGACAAAAGACGATCAAACTTGTGAATATTTGAAATGAGAAATCATCCATACTTATATTGTATTCTTACTTTTTCTCAAGCAATGAATCTTGCAGCTTATTCTGCATATTATCATCAATGCATCAGGCTAGCTGTTTCTGTCTCCATTCTGTGAGTCTCTGCTCTGAACCACAGTGTAAAGGAGGCACTAAGTTCTTGAGCAAGTGATTAACTGTCTGTCATTTGTGTACAGAATCCATTTGAGTCCCGACTGTGCATTTACAAAACTTCACAGGTGTGTAGTAGGAACCAAAAGATGACTACTAAGTGTTTACACACTGATTGATTGATGGAGAAGCAACGGAAAGAAGAAACCGGGCTTCTCAACAACAAAGTTACTGTAAAAGAGAGCAAAATGATGCGATTGACAAAAACTTAATCTGCCAAATGGGAACCAACAAGCAGGCAGTAAGCAGTGAAGTGAATGACTAAAGGATAAAGAGAATTCATATTTAAAGTGAATGTAAGTAAATGAACCGGTCACATGCAAAAGCTACCTCCACATTATACCAACAGGAGCTTTTATGACATCCTACTCTAAATCCATAGCTATGAATATGCAGTTGGTTATTCCCCCCTTTGCAGCAGGTTTTCAGTCATCTAGATCATGGTGGTCTTAAGAGCTTGAAAACAGAAGGCAATccatgagaggtgaaatgtcctaaagaagtccagttacCAGTGTTACCAGTGTTTCTGTGACAATTTTTGCCATTCATCCAGAAAAGTATTTGTGAGGTCAGATACCTGTGCTGGACGAGAGGACCTGGCTCTCTTTGTTCATCCCGAAAGTGTTTGATGGGACTGAGGTCAGAGCTCTGCGtgggccagtcaagttctttcACACCAGGCTCCTCCAACCATGCCTTCAAGGACCTTGCTTTTTGAAGGGGCTTTTCCCAAACTAAGAATTGTCCGAAATGCTCTGATAAGCTAAAACATTAACGTCATCCCCCGCCACTGACAACCTTTGGTTCTTTCTTTtgctatatacagtatatatattcTGGATGGTCCTGAAAGATTAGTGATTAATGGGTAAATGGTAATTACAAAACAATACTTCAGGAAGGATATCttagaaaaacagccccatagcctTATCCCTCCGCCACAAAACCACAGTTTAGTTCATCTGGGATTCATTAAACCCTAGACTCATCCACTGAACTTCTAGACAGAGGATCTGACAGTCCACTGAGCATGTTTCCACTGCTCCAGAGTCCACAGGCTTTACATCGGTGGTGATTTAAGGCTTGAATGCACCTGAAGTTTCCAGCTCACCAAGTTTGTGGTGacgttaatgccagaggagtgTTTGGAACTTGAaaggaagaaatttcacaaactgacatGTAGCGTTTGTCACTAAGTGCTTGACTATTTTGAGCTCACGTACTCACTCACTACTGCTACAATATAAGTAATGTTAAGACTGGACACTGAGACTGGATCTATACTTTGATCACATTAGAAATTAACCTAATCTTTGGACATGCCAGGTTGCACACACCCACTCTGCAAAGCCTCATAGAGTTTGGCTGAGAGCCCTGTCATGATTGATATGAATATGCAAATTGGGctcactgtgaaaacattttgttttcacataTTTACATGTCCCCGTAGCTTTACCTGTAACCTACCTAAAGACAGATGTGTGATGCATTAATGATGACAGGAGAGAATAAACAAGTAGCTCACTGCAGTAAATCTTAGTGCTGAAACAGGATAACAGGATGCAATTCTATAAAAGCGTATATAATAAAGTCTGCTGGGAGGGGGGAACTATGTTAGCAGACCCCAGCTTCACTCAGGGGTGTGTCACAGATGATACTCTGTGTATAAACTCTGAGCACACAGAGGcaactgcagacacacaacaagaaaacacacGGGGCATACTTCCTACTGGTAGGTTTCACATCTTCTTGcaaactatttatattttattaagaaTATATTTCATTTGAAAATTCTTAAAATGACGCTAATTATTTTATAAAATTGTATAAATGTAACTTTAGTCTTTGCACTGGAATTTATCTGAGTGTGCTTTTCATCTGAGGTAAACACCGTGTGCTCTGTATCCATGACTGTGGCTTGTTGACCTCAGGATTTAACCAGCTGTGTTTCTGGGCTCCAGTTCGAAGTCCAGTGGCAGCCAAAGAGACTAGCGAACTAAATCCAGTCCACTCTGAATCCACTCCAACTTTTACTAAGATTCAAATAAACAATCGTTACATAAAGtggccttttttaaaaaaaaatattaattttgttttgtttgtttttttctttttcttacctTTGACCCATGATGGGAACTTTAATTTAAGATGCTTATGGAGAGATCATCTGCACTCAGCCAGCCAGTAAGACAGAAGCCTCCtggaaagaaaagggaagaGGATGATAagaaggaggtggaggaggagggaacTGCAATTAAAGGTACATTCAAACTGTATCTCTTATGTACAAGTCTAGTTTTTGCATGTCAGGCAAGTATAATTCGGTTTTTTTTACTGAACTTTGCTAATTTGTTACTCTAACCTATATTTGCTCATGCAGCACTGACAGACCAGAGGGTGATGACAAAAGAGGCTCTGAGCAGGAGGAACCTCTGGGAGCCGAGTGTTTATTACGCTCGGGGAAACGAGTCTTTTCATTTTGCCGGTCATGACATCAGCATCCGAGAGTCCATGGATACGTACGGTGCTCTGATCTGGCCTGGGGTAAGGGGCTGCCATGGGCATGGCATTGGCTCATTTTGAAAATTTGTTGTAAATGTGAcaagactttttatttttgtaggcAATAGCTTTGTGCCAGTTCTTGGAGAACAACCAGCAACAAGTGAACCTGATGGACAAAGCAGTACTTGAGATTGGAGCTGGGACTGGCTTAGCTTCTATTGTAGCAAGTCTGCTTGGTAAGTGCATTTTGATAATGCAGTTGTGCATATGTGCTGCATGTATGAAACTTTACCTTCTTTTAGCTTTGATGTTGGTAAACACATTCATTTAAGAATAAATGACGCATCCTAATAAACTGGCAATACACTAGTTTATACTTGTTACTTATAACTTAGTTAAGTGGTGATATTCTTGGCTTTGAGACAAAGAAAAATCCATAAAGGGTTCATTCCCACTCGTGCATAATGTGTGCActgaatatttcatatttctgcttttatgcaaaAGTTACATTTCAGCTTGGTGATGGAACTCGAGGGAAAAGTCGTGACGCAACTAAAAACACTGGAATTCATTGTTAAAGCACAACGACCATCCACCCACATAGTTCTCCTGTACTGCATACAACAGAGGAGTTGTAGCTTAGATATATTATGGATACAGCGATTACTGGATTGATGCTGTTATCCATGAGCCCCTACATTAAGCCCAGAGTGGAAACAAAGGTTTCATTTATTcccaataaaatgaaatgatttaatttaaagtaaaaaactttaaataaataaaacaaaaactatgcAACTTCAGTTTGATCACCAAAATTCCTTACAGTTAGAGTAAATCATTTTGCTACTGGTTCAGCAGAAACTATAATTAGTGAGAAACTCAAAGCAGCCTGTAAGTTtatatttagtttagtttagttttttgttaTCCACAAGTTAAAAATTGGTGCTTTTATCTAAAGAAATGTCAATATATTTACCCAAACtgagaaaataacttgaaaacTTGACTCTGCCAGTTAGgaatagttttctttttttagtgggGGAAACAAGCTTCCATAACAAAATGGACAACaccagttaaaatttaaaatgtgttacaaaaattaaaaaagaatcaTTATCTTTTGATGTCTCTGTTGTTTTGGGTTTCAACCCACTTTTTTGCCAGGTGCTTGGGTGACGGCAACAGATCTGCCAGACATATTATCTAACCTGACCTTCAACTTGCTGCGAAACACCAGGGGCCGCTGCCGCTACACCCCTCAAGTGGCTGCCCTCTCCTGGGGTCAGAACCTGGATCGAGACTTCCCCTATGCATCATACCACTACGACTTCGTGCTCGCAGCTGATGTGGTCTATCACCACGACTGCCTTGAAGAACTGTTGAAAACTATGCGTCACTTTTGCCGACCAGGAAGTCAAACAACTCTGCTGTGGGCCAACAAGATCCGGTTCCAGTCAGACCTGATGTTCACAGAGTGCTTTAAGAGTCATTTTAACGCCACGTTGCTGACCGAGCTGCCGCAGCAGGAGATCAGGATTTATAAAGCCACAGCAAAGGAGTGACAAGGAGGCTTTAGGAGTGGGAGCTTCCAGTGATGTCAAAGGTTATGAAAGATATTCCACACCTGGTTCTGATCTGTGCTTACATTCCTGGACAGTGCTATAACCATCATTAAGCAGAAATGAAGTTCCTGACTCAAGTTTCAATAAGCTATTTTATTTGCcagatttggggttttttgtcccAAATATTTGATATTTCAACTTCAGTCCAAcagtttttgaaaataaatcattttaccATAAACATTCATCCTATACTCATATTTGTCTCACACTATCTAGACTACATATAAACTTATCAAAGTGCCTCTGCACTGGAATAGTCATAAAACCATCGAAAGTCACCGAAACCCATGAAATAAACCCCTTAAGAAAAAGAGTTCCACAGGCACGAGACTTTGCATCTCTGATGTGTTAGCGTTTAGTATGTATTAaacactaagaaaaaaaagacaccttCTATTAAGTGGCATGAACCCTACAGGAGCAGATATGCAGCTCTTACATGGTCAACATGTGACTGTCACTTAGCACCAAAGATAACACATCACTAAACCCTGGCTC
This is a stretch of genomic DNA from Pelmatolapia mariae isolate MD_Pm_ZW linkage group LG16_19, Pm_UMD_F_2, whole genome shotgun sequence. It encodes these proteins:
- the mettl21cb gene encoding S-adenosylmethionine-dependent methyltransferase domain-containing protein: MLMERSSALSQPVRQKPPGKKREEDDKKEVEEEGTAIKALTDQRVMTKEALSRRNLWEPSVYYARGNESFHFAGHDISIRESMDTYGALIWPGAIALCQFLENNQQQVNLMDKAVLEIGAGTGLASIVASLLGAWVTATDLPDILSNLTFNLLRNTRGRCRYTPQVAALSWGQNLDRDFPYASYHYDFVLAADVVYHHDCLEELLKTMRHFCRPGSQTTLLWANKIRFQSDLMFTECFKSHFNATLLTELPQQEIRIYKATAKE